A part of Acidimicrobiales bacterium genomic DNA contains:
- a CDS encoding MBOAT family protein, whose amino-acid sequence MSFNSIQYFVLLGVVFAVYWQLRHRWQNLLLLAASYLFYGAWDWRFLSLLMISTAIDYAVGLKIRATEDERTRRGWLAASMTANLVILGFFKYFGFFVESGAALFARLGFDVGEPVLSIVLPVGISFYTFQSMSYAIDVYRRELEPTRNLLDYATFVAFFPQLVAGPIERASRLLPQITHERRFPDGEQLTSGITLILVGLFKKVAIADVMAPLVNQAFGSAGTASGFTALVGVYAFALQIYGDFSGYSDIARGSSRLLGIELMVNFREPYLSRSITEFWRTWHISLSTWLRDYLYVPLGGNRRGRLRSYVNLMAVMLIGGLWHGASWTFVAWGGINGAYLVAERVAADAGTARHRHPMRRVPTLLKILVTFNLTCLAWVFFRAASFAQAGEILQAILTRFGGPVDVDTVALLVFAAAAALVLDLATRASEDDAPIAALSPAWRGAAAVALIVPIVVFAGGTPVPFIYFQF is encoded by the coding sequence GTGAGCTTCAACTCGATCCAGTACTTCGTGCTGCTCGGCGTCGTCTTCGCCGTCTACTGGCAGCTGCGGCACCGCTGGCAGAACCTGCTGCTGCTCGCCGCCTCGTACCTGTTCTACGGCGCGTGGGACTGGCGCTTCCTCAGCCTGCTCATGATCTCCACGGCGATCGACTACGCCGTCGGCCTCAAGATCAGGGCGACCGAGGACGAGCGGACCCGGCGGGGGTGGCTCGCGGCGTCGATGACCGCGAACCTCGTGATCCTCGGGTTCTTCAAGTACTTCGGCTTCTTCGTGGAGAGCGGGGCCGCCCTCTTCGCGCGCCTCGGGTTCGACGTGGGTGAGCCCGTGCTGTCGATCGTGCTGCCCGTGGGGATCAGCTTCTACACGTTCCAGTCCATGTCGTACGCCATCGACGTGTACCGCCGGGAGCTCGAGCCGACCCGCAACCTGCTCGACTACGCCACCTTCGTCGCCTTCTTCCCGCAGCTGGTGGCCGGCCCCATCGAGCGGGCCAGCCGGCTGCTCCCCCAGATCACCCACGAACGACGCTTCCCCGACGGCGAGCAGCTGACCTCCGGCATCACCCTGATCCTGGTCGGGCTGTTCAAGAAGGTGGCCATCGCCGACGTCATGGCCCCGCTGGTGAACCAGGCCTTCGGCTCGGCCGGGACCGCCAGCGGCTTCACCGCCCTGGTGGGCGTGTACGCCTTCGCGCTGCAGATCTACGGCGACTTCTCGGGGTACTCCGACATCGCGCGCGGCTCGTCGCGCCTGCTCGGCATCGAGCTGATGGTGAACTTCCGGGAGCCCTACCTCTCGCGGAGCATCACCGAGTTCTGGCGCACCTGGCACATCTCGCTGTCGACGTGGCTGCGCGACTACCTCTACGTGCCGCTCGGGGGGAACCGCCGCGGCAGGCTCCGCTCGTACGTCAACCTCATGGCCGTCATGCTCATCGGCGGGCTCTGGCACGGCGCGTCGTGGACGTTCGTGGCGTGGGGCGGGATCAACGGCGCGTACCTCGTGGCCGAGCGCGTCGCCGCCGACGCCGGGACGGCCCGGCACCGCCATCCCATGCGGCGGGTGCCCACCCTGCTCAAGATCCTCGTGACCTTCAACCTCACGTGCCTGGCCTGGGTGTTCTTCCGGGCCGCGTCGTTCGCGCAGGCCGGTGAGATCCTGCAGGCGATCCTCACCCGCTTCGGGGGGCCGGTCGACGTCGACACCGTGGCCCTGCTGGTGTTCGCCGCCGCCGCCGCCCTGGTGCTCGACCTGGCCACCCGGGCCAGCGAGGACGACGCGCCCATCGCCGCGCTGTCGCCGGCGTGGCGGGGCGCAGCCGCGGTCGCGCTGATCGTCCCCATCGTCGTGTTCGCGGGCGGCACGCCCGTGCCGTTCATCTACTTCCAGTTCTGA
- a CDS encoding class I SAM-dependent methyltransferase produces the protein MKLTGERPIEGQTPDSLLGLHAAGYRQVLERIGPGRFLDVGCGLGDGTAGFLGGGRAVVGIDYDPATAAAARTTYGPRGLQTACCDGARIGLRTGAFDWVCSSHLIEHFERPEGHVAEVSRVLAPGGAAFFLTPNAPADFENPYHVHLFEPDGLRAMLGRSFDDVQVIGLDGSAAVKADFEQRRRAGRRLLALDVFDLRHRLPRRYYVALHATARRVAYRLLSGSMSGGTSGITADDFTTTEVITPTTEVLLGVARSPRR, from the coding sequence GTGAAGCTCACCGGAGAGCGGCCCATCGAGGGCCAGACGCCCGACTCGCTGCTCGGCCTGCACGCCGCCGGCTACCGCCAGGTGCTCGAGCGGATCGGGCCCGGCCGGTTCCTCGACGTGGGCTGCGGGCTCGGGGACGGCACGGCCGGCTTCCTGGGCGGTGGCCGCGCCGTGGTCGGCATCGACTACGACCCGGCAACGGCGGCGGCGGCCCGCACCACCTACGGCCCGCGGGGCCTCCAGACCGCCTGCTGCGACGGCGCGCGCATCGGGCTGCGAACCGGCGCCTTCGACTGGGTGTGCTCCTCGCACCTGATCGAGCACTTCGAGCGGCCCGAGGGCCACGTGGCCGAGGTCAGCCGGGTGCTCGCGCCGGGTGGCGCCGCCTTCTTCCTCACGCCCAACGCGCCGGCCGACTTCGAGAACCCCTACCACGTCCACCTGTTCGAGCCCGACGGGCTGCGCGCCATGCTCGGGCGCTCCTTCGACGACGTGCAGGTGATCGGCCTCGACGGCAGCGCAGCGGTGAAGGCCGACTTCGAGCAGCGCCGCCGGGCCGGCCGACGGCTCCTCGCCCTCGACGTGTTCGACCTGCGCCATCGGCTGCCCCGCCGGTACTACGTGGCCCTGCACGCCACGGCCCGCCGGGTGGCGTACCGGCTGCTGTCGGGCTCGATGTCGGGTGGGACCTCGGGGATCACCGCCGACGACTTCACGACCACCGAGGTCATCACCCCCACCACCGAGGTGCTGCTCGGGGTGGCGCGCTCGCCCCGTCGCTGA
- the arfB gene encoding aminoacyl-tRNA hydrolase, producing the protein MADELRVTRTCRIPLDELVWRFSASGGPGGQHANTANTRAEVVFDVARSGSLGPRQRARLLERLGPEVRVVASDTRSQARNRDLALERLRSRLEVALREQRRRVATTPSPAAERRRLEEKRRQGRRKAARRRPSPDVDE; encoded by the coding sequence GTGGCCGACGAGCTGCGCGTGACCCGCACCTGCCGGATCCCCCTCGACGAGCTGGTGTGGCGCTTCTCGGCCAGCGGGGGTCCGGGCGGCCAGCACGCCAACACCGCCAACACCCGCGCCGAGGTGGTGTTCGACGTGGCCCGATCGGGCTCGCTCGGCCCCCGCCAGCGGGCCCGGCTCCTCGAGCGGCTGGGCCCCGAGGTCCGCGTGGTCGCGTCCGACACCCGCTCGCAGGCCCGCAACCGCGACCTCGCGCTCGAGCGGCTGCGCTCGCGTCTGGAGGTGGCCCTGCGCGAGCAGCGCCGGCGGGTCGCCACCACCCCGTCGCCGGCGGCCGAGCGCCGCCGCCTCGAGGAGAAGCGCCGCCAGGGCCGACGGAAGGCGGCTCGCCGCCGGCCCTCGCCCGACGTCGACGAGTAG
- a CDS encoding prolyl oligopeptidase family serine peptidase — translation MRAALRAGFVALALVAAACGGDEREVAPVSAVPASPGAPGDVISAEPIDAPDGARAWRVVYHSTGLDGADIAVTGMVVAPDREPPPGGFPVVSWGHPTQGTADRCAPSVDGTDSITLLEPLVEAGYVVAASDYEGLGTTSPHLYLVGDSEGRSVLDAARAAQRVAGSGASPTSPVALWGFSQGGHAALFGGELAPAYAPELDLRGVAAAAPVSDVGSFAARAEGWPEQFGVLVTIAYAFHHAYDDLRIGDVLTPAAVSDLPLLEQTCLDRVLAVYDRPTAEVLKQPPATAPGWPARFTESQVGNRPIPAPVLVIQGTDDVIVYPDTVAAMAQRLCANGTAVDVRLKPGEGHGVAVQGDLLPWLAERFAGAPAASTCP, via the coding sequence GTGCGCGCCGCGCTGAGAGCCGGGTTCGTCGCCCTCGCGCTGGTCGCTGCGGCCTGCGGCGGGGACGAGCGGGAGGTCGCACCGGTGTCGGCAGTGCCCGCGAGCCCCGGCGCACCCGGCGACGTCATCTCCGCCGAGCCGATCGACGCGCCCGACGGGGCCAGGGCGTGGAGGGTCGTGTACCACTCCACGGGGCTCGACGGCGCCGACATCGCGGTCACCGGGATGGTGGTCGCGCCCGACCGGGAGCCGCCGCCCGGCGGCTTCCCGGTGGTGAGCTGGGGCCACCCCACGCAGGGCACGGCCGACCGGTGCGCACCCTCGGTCGACGGCACCGACAGCATCACCCTCCTCGAGCCCCTGGTCGAGGCCGGCTACGTGGTGGCGGCCTCCGACTACGAGGGGCTCGGCACGACCTCCCCGCACCTGTACCTGGTGGGCGACAGCGAGGGCCGGAGCGTGCTCGACGCCGCCCGGGCGGCCCAGCGTGTGGCCGGCAGCGGCGCGTCGCCCACGTCGCCCGTGGCCCTGTGGGGCTTCTCCCAGGGCGGCCACGCCGCGCTGTTCGGCGGGGAGCTGGCCCCCGCCTACGCTCCCGAGCTCGACCTGCGGGGGGTGGCCGCCGCCGCGCCGGTGAGCGACGTGGGGTCGTTCGCGGCCCGGGCCGAGGGGTGGCCGGAGCAGTTCGGGGTGCTCGTCACCATCGCCTACGCCTTCCACCACGCCTACGACGACCTGCGCATCGGCGACGTCCTCACGCCCGCCGCCGTCTCCGACCTCCCGCTCCTGGAGCAGACGTGCCTCGACCGCGTGCTGGCCGTCTACGACCGCCCGACGGCCGAGGTGCTCAAGCAGCCGCCGGCCACCGCCCCCGGCTGGCCGGCCCGCTTCACCGAGAGCCAGGTGGGCAACCGTCCGATCCCGGCGCCGGTGCTGGTGATCCAGGGCACCGACGACGTGATCGTGTACCCCGACACGGTCGCCGCCATGGCCCAGCGCCTGTGCGCCAACGGCACCGCCGTCGACGTTCGCCTGAAGCCGGGCGAGGGGCACGGCGTCGCTGTGCAGGGCGATCTGCTCCCCTGGCTGGCCGAGCGGTTCGCGGGCGCCCCGGCCGCCTCGACGTGCCCCTGA
- a CDS encoding threonylcarbamoyl-AMP synthase produces the protein MLDAAVERAVAALRGGGLVAFPTETVYGLGADASSPAAVRRIFAAKGRPPSHPLIVHLGDAGLVDTWAVDVPRDARHLADACWPGPLTLVLHRAALVPDEVTGGRETVGLRVPAQPLALAMLRRFGGGVAAPSANRFGRVSPTTAADVAADLGPAVDLILDGGPCTVGVESTIVDLTGPTPTVLRPGGIPVDALEAVLGRPVALAAGGESRAPGMLPSHYAPAARVELVAAADVAARVTALLEAGHHVAVLSEAAVALPPTAVALPPVGDAEGYARALYAHLRLADRLGADVVVAVPPAEVGIGAAVCDRLRKAAAPRDAPGDEPEGP, from the coding sequence GTGCTCGACGCGGCCGTCGAGCGGGCGGTGGCCGCGCTGCGAGGCGGCGGCCTGGTCGCCTTCCCCACCGAGACCGTGTACGGCCTGGGTGCCGACGCGTCGAGCCCCGCCGCGGTCCGCCGCATCTTCGCGGCCAAGGGCCGCCCACCCAGCCACCCGCTGATCGTCCACCTCGGCGACGCCGGCCTCGTCGACACCTGGGCCGTGGACGTGCCCCGCGACGCCCGCCACCTGGCGGACGCCTGCTGGCCGGGTCCCCTCACCCTGGTCCTGCACCGGGCTGCCCTGGTGCCCGACGAGGTGACCGGAGGCCGGGAGACCGTCGGCCTGCGGGTGCCCGCGCAACCCCTTGCGCTGGCGATGCTGCGGCGCTTCGGCGGTGGGGTGGCGGCGCCGTCGGCGAACCGCTTCGGGCGGGTGAGCCCCACCACCGCGGCCGACGTGGCCGCCGATCTCGGCCCCGCGGTCGACCTCATCCTCGACGGCGGACCGTGCACCGTGGGGGTGGAGTCGACCATCGTCGACCTCACCGGCCCGACGCCGACGGTGCTGCGCCCGGGTGGCATCCCCGTCGACGCCCTCGAAGCGGTGCTCGGCCGGCCGGTGGCGTTGGCGGCCGGCGGCGAGAGCCGAGCGCCCGGCATGCTCCCCTCCCACTACGCGCCGGCGGCCAGGGTGGAGCTCGTCGCGGCGGCCGACGTGGCGGCCCGGGTGACCGCCCTGCTCGAGGCCGGGCACCACGTCGCCGTCCTGTCCGAGGCCGCCGTCGCCCTCCCACCGACAGCCGTGGCCCTCCCACCCGTCGGTGACGCCGAGGGCTACGCCCGCGCCCTGTACGCCCACCTCCGGCTGGCGGATCGCCTCGGCGCCGACGTCGTCGTGGCCGTGCCGCCGGCCGAGGTGGGCATCGGCGCGGCCGTCTGCGACCGCCTCCGCAAGGCAGCCGCCCCCCGCGACGCCCCCGGCGACGAGCCCGAAGGGCCCTAG
- a CDS encoding alpha/beta fold hydrolase: MPDPPVVLVHGFGGSFATTWQGPGWDALLVDAGRRVIGVDLLGHGSAPRPHDPAAYVDLGARVRAALPAEGKVDAIGFSLGARTLLEVATSLPERFERLVVAGVGDNLFQDVDVEPVARAVEGGGDAGDPQLARLFAQYAGAPGNDPAALAACLRRPVGPLDPAALAVVTCPVLVVLGERDFAGPAGPLVAALPDARLVTLPRVDHFATPEAFGFIDAALGFLGAVPA, encoded by the coding sequence GTGCCCGATCCCCCGGTCGTCCTCGTCCACGGCTTCGGCGGCTCGTTCGCCACCACCTGGCAGGGCCCCGGCTGGGACGCGCTGCTCGTCGACGCCGGGCGCCGGGTGATCGGGGTCGACCTGCTGGGCCACGGCAGCGCGCCCCGCCCCCACGACCCCGCGGCGTACGTCGACCTGGGCGCGCGCGTGCGCGCCGCCCTGCCCGCCGAGGGCAAGGTGGACGCCATCGGCTTCTCCCTCGGCGCCCGCACCCTGCTCGAGGTGGCGACGTCGCTCCCCGAGCGGTTCGAGCGGCTGGTGGTGGCCGGGGTCGGCGACAACCTCTTCCAGGACGTCGACGTCGAGCCGGTCGCGCGCGCCGTCGAGGGCGGGGGCGACGCCGGCGACCCCCAGCTGGCCCGCCTGTTCGCGCAGTACGCCGGCGCACCCGGCAACGACCCGGCCGCCCTCGCCGCCTGCCTGCGCCGTCCGGTCGGCCCCCTGGATCCAGCGGCGCTGGCCGTGGTGACGTGCCCCGTGCTGGTGGTGCTGGGCGAGCGCGACTTCGCCGGCCCGGCCGGCCCCCTCGTGGCCGCGCTCCCCGACGCCCGCCTCGTCACCCTGCCGCGCGTCGACCACTTCGCCACCCCGGAGGCGTTCGGGTTCATCGACGCGGCCCTCGGGTTCCTCGGGGCCGTTCCGGCCTGA